The nucleotide sequence GAGCGGATCTACCGCCAGGAGAACGTCACCATCGGCATGCTGGCGACCAGGCTCTCCATTCCCGAATACCGGCTGCGGCGGCTGATCAATGGCGAACTCGGCTACCGCAACTTCAACACCTTCCTGAACAACCACCGCATCGAGGAAGCCAAGGCCGCGCTCGCCGATCCCGCCCAGGCCGAGGTGCCGGTGATCACCATCGCGATGGACGCCGGCTTCCAGTCGCTCGGCCCCTTCAACCGCGCCTTCAAGGCGGCGACGGGCGTGACACCGACCGAGTTCCGGCGCATGAGGCTGGCCGCGGCGTGATGTGTCGAGCGCTGACATCAAAGGCGAATTTCGAAATCGGCGAGGTCGCGGCCGGTTTCGGCGGTTGCGCGTTTCGAAATCGGCGAGCCGCGCGAGGGCCGTTGCGGCGTGGTCCGGCAGGTCCATCTGCCGGAGCTTCCCATGACCCGCCCCAGCCTGCTGCCCGTCTTCGTTTCGACTGTCGCTGTGACCGCCCTTGCGCTCGGCGTCGCCCGTGCCCGCGATGTGCCGCAAGTGGCAACGGGCTTCATGGCCAACATGGTGTGCTCGGAGACCTTCGTCTCCGGCCTCGATCCGGACCGGATCCTGTCCGAGACTCGCGACGCGATGCCCGGCGCCGGCCTGCTGACCTGGGCGATGACCGTCAGCGTCGACCGCGCCGCGAAGGACGTCATTGTCAGCCTGCTCGGGCTCGGCCGCAGCCGTGCGGTCTATCGCGACGGCCTCGGCTGCCATCTCGATCATGGCGAGGCGGAGGGATGGCCGGCCATCCGGCTGCCCCCGCCGCAGCCTGCCTTGCTCGGCGAGATCGCTCCCCCGCGCCTCGTGGAGCCTTCCTCGCCGACCCTCGCTGCCGCGCTCGACCGTGCCTTTGCCGAACCGGACGCGCCGCCCTTTCGACGGACCCACGCGGTCATCGTGCTCAAGGACGGCAAGCTGATCGCCGAACGTTATGCGCCAGGTGTTGCGCTCGACACGCCTTTGCTTGGCTTCTCGGCGACCAAGTCGATGACCGCCACCCTGATCGGCATCCTCGTCCACCAGGGCAAGCTCGCACTGCATGTGCCAGCGCCCATTACGGCATGGCAGAGCGAAAGCGATCCGCGTCATGCCATCACCGTCGATCATCTGCTCCGCCACACCGCCGGGCTTGCGCTCGGAAGTTCGCTGCAGGCCTCGTTGTCGTCGGCTCTCGAGCCCGTGAACCGGATGAAGTTCGTCGAGCCCGACCGTGCTGCGTTCGCCGAGTCGATGCCGCTCGAAACCACGCCGGGCGCGGTCAGCAACTATCACGACGGCAACACCGTCATTCTCTCGCAACTGATCCGCGACGCCGCCGGCGGCAGTGCCGCGGACGTGCTGCGCTTTGCGCATCGCGAGCTGTTGGATCCGCTCGGCATGCGCAACGTCACGATCGAGTTCGACGCCGCCGGCACGCCGGAAGGATCGAGCCAGATGCTGGCCTCGGCGCGCGACTGGGCGCGGCTCGGCCAATTGTATCTCGACGACGGTGTCGTCGCCGGACGCCGCATCCTGCCTGCAGGCTGGGTTGCGTATGTCAGGACGCCTACGCCGAACGCCTTTGTCGGCCTCGGCGCCGGCTTCTGGACCAACCGTGGCGACAGCTTTGGCGCCACCTATCGCATCTCCCATGGCTGGCCGCGCGATGCCTTCTTTGCCAAGGGCTCGCTCGGCCAGTACGTCATCGTCATCCCCTCCGAGCGCCTCGTCATCGCGCGCTTCGGCCGCACCGTGAACTGGCCGCCGGAAGCCGACGGCGTGGCGCAGCTCGTGAGCGACGTGATCGCGGCGACGCGTGGGGAGTGATGTGTGGATCAGGCCCTCCCCAAAGCGGTGGCCTGCTCGACGCGATCGAAGCGCTCCAGCGACAGGATTGCGTCGGCAAAGCTCTGTGCGCGGCTGCTCAGCACCGGCCGCGCCAGCGTGATGAACTTGTCGCTCATCGCCTGCGCCGTCGGGAACGAGGTCGGCT is from Bradyrhizobium sp. ORS 285 and encodes:
- a CDS encoding serine hydrolase, coding for MTRPSLLPVFVSTVAVTALALGVARARDVPQVATGFMANMVCSETFVSGLDPDRILSETRDAMPGAGLLTWAMTVSVDRAAKDVIVSLLGLGRSRAVYRDGLGCHLDHGEAEGWPAIRLPPPQPALLGEIAPPRLVEPSSPTLAAALDRAFAEPDAPPFRRTHAVIVLKDGKLIAERYAPGVALDTPLLGFSATKSMTATLIGILVHQGKLALHVPAPITAWQSESDPRHAITVDHLLRHTAGLALGSSLQASLSSALEPVNRMKFVEPDRAAFAESMPLETTPGAVSNYHDGNTVILSQLIRDAAGGSAADVLRFAHRELLDPLGMRNVTIEFDAAGTPEGSSQMLASARDWARLGQLYLDDGVVAGRRILPAGWVAYVRTPTPNAFVGLGAGFWTNRGDSFGATYRISHGWPRDAFFAKGSLGQYVIVIPSERLVIARFGRTVNWPPEADGVAQLVSDVIAATRGE